In Thalassotalea sp. Sam97, a single window of DNA contains:
- a CDS encoding acetaldehyde dehydrogenase (acetylating): protein MTQKIKCALIGSGNIGTDLMYKLLRSEVLEPSWMVGIDPESDGLKRAKDKGLNVTADGVDGLIANTKPGDIQIAFDATSAYVHEENSAKLNAHGIFVIDLTPAAIGPFCVPPVNLQKQNMTELKNLNMVTCGGQATIPMVAAVSRVQEVSYGEIVATVSSRSVGPGTRQNIDEFTRTTAGAVESVGGADKGKAIIIINPAEPPLIMRDTIHCLTKDTPDQDAITRSILDMVEEVQRYVPGYKLKNGPVFDGNKVSVFMEVEGLGDYLPKYAGNLDIMTAAATRTAEMYGEMLQQGMVSTALNVAN from the coding sequence ATGACACAAAAAATTAAATGCGCCTTAATTGGCTCGGGCAACATCGGTACCGACTTAATGTACAAGCTGCTGCGCAGTGAGGTATTAGAACCAAGTTGGATGGTGGGTATTGACCCTGAATCAGATGGCTTAAAACGCGCTAAAGACAAAGGCCTTAATGTTACCGCTGATGGTGTTGACGGTTTAATTGCCAACACTAAGCCAGGTGACATTCAAATCGCGTTTGATGCCACCTCGGCATACGTACATGAAGAGAATTCAGCGAAATTAAACGCGCACGGTATTTTCGTTATCGATTTAACACCCGCGGCGATTGGTCCATTCTGTGTACCACCAGTGAACTTACAAAAGCAAAACATGACCGAGTTGAAAAACTTAAACATGGTAACCTGTGGCGGGCAAGCAACCATTCCTATGGTCGCGGCTGTATCACGCGTGCAAGAGGTAAGTTACGGCGAGATCGTGGCAACCGTGTCATCGCGTTCAGTCGGTCCGGGTACACGTCAAAATATCGATGAATTTACCCGTACAACCGCAGGAGCTGTAGAGTCTGTAGGCGGTGCTGATAAAGGTAAAGCAATAATCATCATCAACCCAGCTGAGCCACCGCTGATTATGCGAGACACCATTCACTGTTTAACCAAAGATACGCCGGATCAAGACGCTATCACGCGCTCGATATTAGACATGGTGGAAGAGGTGCAGCGTTATGTACCAGGCTACAAATTGAAAAACGGCCCAGTATTTGACGGCAATAAAGTGTCGGTATTTATGGAAGTGGAAGGCTTAGGTGACTACTTACCAAAATATGCCGGTAACTTAGACATTATGACCGCCGCAGCAACACGTACGGCAGAAATGTACGGCGAAATGCTCCAACAAGGCATGGTTTCAACCGCACTTAACGTTGCCAACTAA